The following are from one region of the Leishmania major strain Friedlin complete genome, chromosome 22 genome:
- the ATG12 gene encoding putative ATG12/APG12, with protein sequence MHAPPQPPPPPRTHYQYMHSFEHRCLLSKKMLRLYGASTVPVIVEPTESHLRLSPSPPSLHGESKSSAGSAGGFGGYARHGQLSSSGRAGAGVTASSLASAFTSPSAKSTLKCILLRSKSVAEVILTLRGRLALDSCQSLFLSVGENDVLVPGNSLLGDLYERYRNADGFLYLGYLLENTFGGDVRSAAGEAASHTVRRPVQR encoded by the coding sequence ATGCACGCGccaccacagccgccgccgccacctcgcacCCACTATCAGTACATGCACTCCTTCGAACACCGCTGCCTGCTATCCAAGAAAATGCTCAGGTTATACGGCGCCAGCACGGTTCCCGTCATTGTAGAGCCGACGGAGAGCCATCTGCGactgtcgccgtcgccgccctccctGCACGGGGAGTCCAAGTCGTCCGCTGGCTCAGCAGGCGGTTTCGGTGGCTACGCACGGCACGGGCAGCTCTCCTCCAGTGGCCGCGCCGGTGCGGGTGTCACGGCGTCCTCGCTTGCATCAGCCTTCACCTCCCCCTCAGCGAAGAGTACACTCAAGTGCATCTTGCTGCGCTCCAAGTCCGTGGCGGAGGTAATTCTGACTTTGCGAGGTCGCCTGGCCTTGGACAGCTGCCAGTCGTTGTTTCTCTCCGTTGGGGAGAATGACGTGCTCGTGCCTGGAAACTCGCTTCTCGGCGACCTCTACGAGCGCTACCGCAACGCCGACGGTTTCCTGTACCTTGGTTACTTGCTGGAAAACACCTTCGGCGGAGACGTGCGCTCTGCCGCTGGAGAAGCCGCCTCTCATACGGTGAGGCGACCGGTGCAGCGGTGA